The Candidatus Nitrospira nitrificans region ATTTCGACGAGCATGGCTTCGGTCTTTGGGCCGTGGAAATTCGTCGGACCGCATCCTTCGCGGGGTTCATCGGTCTCTTGGTGCCGCATTTCCAATCCCACTTCACCCCCTGTGTGGAGATTGGATGGCGCTTCGGCACGGAGCATTGGGGGCAGGGGTACGCTACGGAGGGAGCTCGAGCCGTGCTTGCGTTCGGCTTCGAGGTCCTCGGGCTTACGGAGGTCGTATCGTTCACGGTGCCGGAAAATGTGCGCTCGCGTCGCGTGATGGAACGGATCGGGATGGCCCACAAGGCGTCGGACGATTTTGACCACCCGTTGCTGCCGGATGGGCATCCGCTTCGGCGCCATGTCCTCTATAGATTGTTCGCGAGGAAGAAATAGCCACATGAACAGTTTAATTTCTTGCCGTGCAGCGTCAAAGGCCGATCTTCCCGAAATACTTCGTCTCTATGCGCAGCCTGATTTAGATGATGGGAAGGTGCTTTCTCTATCCGAGGCCGAGCGCATCTTCGAACGCATGGCGCGCTACCCCGACTACACGATCTATGTAGCGGTTTGCGACGACCAAATCGTGGGCACGTTCGCTCTGCTTAGCATGGACAATTTGGGCCATTTAGGGACGCCGTCGGCTGTCATCGATGACGTGGCGGTCGATCCGGCTTGGCAGAATCGCGGCGTTGGAAACATGATGATCCGCTATGCACTCGAAGTGGCACGCCAAAAGGGTTGCTATAGGGCCGCGCTTTCCTCCAACCTAAAGCGTGAGCGCGCGCACGCTTTCTATGAGTCACTGGGCTTCGAGC contains the following coding sequences:
- a CDS encoding GNAT family N-acetyltransferase, with protein sequence MTMPREIKTDRLRLRRWIPADLAPFAALNADPRVTEYLPKPLSQAESDAFVARIEAHFDEHGFGLWAVEIRRTASFAGFIGLLVPHFQSHFTPCVEIGWRFGTEHWGQGYATEGARAVLAFGFEVLGLTEVVSFTVPENVRSRRVMERIGMAHKASDDFDHPLLPDGHPLRRHVLYRLFARKK
- a CDS encoding GNAT family N-acetyltransferase, with translation MNSLISCRAASKADLPEILRLYAQPDLDDGKVLSLSEAERIFERMARYPDYTIYVAVCDDQIVGTFALLSMDNLGHLGTPSAVIDDVAVDPAWQNRGVGNMMIRYALEVARQKGCYRAALSSNLKRERAHAFYESLGFERHGYSFRIST